The sequence GTCGTCCTTCCAAGCCCCCCTCCAAGCTGCTGCTTGTCTGAGATTCCCACCATCTGCACCATGAACTctcccttccctatctcccagggCACTTTGCCCCTCTGTATGCTGATGCTCTTATCACATTCCACTCATTCCTTTCAAAAAAGATTTATTACTCACCTGCTCTGTTCCAGGTATTGTTCTAAGTCCTCAGGGTATCAGTGACTGAAACAGGCAAAATCCCTACCCTGTAAGCTTACCATTAGTCAAGGGGCAGGAGGAGCAAGTTAATGAGCAAATTGTTGGGTAAGTTAAATGGCGATAGGAGctaaggagaaaaatgaagcagggagggcgtgggggtgggggaggggcgatTTTGAACCAGTGTTTgagaaaggcttcctggaggaggtgactttAAAGCACAGACTTGAAGGCACAGAGGGAGGAACTCTGGGAGTGTCTGGGGAGAGGGCATTCCAGGCCAATGCACAGGCCTCCTCACGGCTTACATCTCCTTCCAGGCCTGGAGTCTCCCCAGGGGCAGCCCCTGGGTCCTGGTTCTCTCTGGGTCCCCAAGGCTCAGCCCAGAATGAACATTCAGAACAGGAATGGAAGGGGTCTTCTGACTCCATTCTCAGTTGCTCATGCTTCTcccaccctctgccccctccccaccagacTTGCACTTGGCCGCAGAGCTGGGGAAGACGCTGCTGGAGAGGAACAAGGAGCTAGAGGAGTCTCTACAGCAGATGTACTCCACCAACGAGGAGCAAGTGCAGGAGATCGAGGTGAGGGGCCCCCCGGGCCCTATACACGCTCTCTGTCCTATCAAGGGCCCCTTAgtctgtgtgtacctgtgtgcaGCTTAGGAAAAGGTACCCCATCGTAGCAGACCCAGCCTTGACCCAAAAGCCTTGTGCAGTCCACAACCTGCACAACTGTCCCAGGCAGCCCCATTGTACCACCAGCTTGACCCCCTCCCTCCGCTGCAGACGAATACCCCAAAGCAAACCTGTTCCTGGAAGTGGGAGGAGGGCCCAGACAGAGACATTTTCCCCAACACAGTTCTGAAAGGTAACtatcccacccctacccccaccccccagtatcTGACCAAACAGCTGGACACGCTGCGGCACGTGAATGAACAGCATGCCAAAGTGTACGAGCAGCTGGACCTGGCGGCCCGAGACCTGGAGCTGACCAATCAGAAGCTGGTGCTGGAGAGTAAGGTGGCCCAGCAGAAGATCCACGGGTGAGGGCCGGGTGGAGGACTGGGAACCTGGGTGTGGGATGGTAAGGGGGAGGCCCCAGGGCtgggtgtacgtgtgtgtgtgtgtgtgtgtgtgtgtgtgtgtgcgtgtacaccAGTGGGGATGACTCAGGTTCCTTCCCCCAAAAGCCCAGGTCTGGGAACCTGGGATGGTAGTGACTTTGCCTTTGTTGATTTAGGCTTGTTTAACATTCTGGCCACAACCCTTATTTAAGCACCAACTATATACCAGGCTCTCTTTTAGGGAAAAGGTAGTGATGGGGATGCAAAGACACTGTCCCTGAGGTACATGACTATTTTTTTGCAGTGCAAAGTGATAAGTGATAGAAGAGTGTACAAGGAACTGaggagacagggcttcccaggtggtccagtggttaagattccgagcttccactgcaggaggtacaggtttgATTTCAGGTCAGGGAACTACGATTTCACACGTCATATggcccaaaaataaatataaattatttaagtgaaagtgaaagtcgctcagtcttgtctgactcttttctaccccatggactatacggtccatggaattctccaggccagaatactggtttgggtagccgttcccttctccagaggatcttcccaacccagggatcaaacccaggtctccctcattgcaggtggattctttaccagctgagataccagggaagcccaattaaataaagtaaaaatctttaaaaagaaaagggacttcgggtggtccagtggctaagacttcgcttccaatgcagggggcccaggtttgatccctggctagggaactagatcccacaggcctcgaCTAAGATCAAAGAGTCTCTGTGCTGCAGCTAatacctggcacagccaaataagtaaataaataggtaaatttatttaaataagtaaatttaaataaataagtagatagattaaaaaagaaagaaatcgaGGGAGGAGACACAGAGAAGTGTCAGCTCGGCCTGGGAGGCGGAGCAGAAGCGTGGGTCCTTGGCTGCCCAAGGAATCCCTCGTCTGACCTCAGCACCAGGCAGCCTGACTCAGGGTTGCCTGTCCGGCCCCAGCCTCCGAGCCCCGCTAGGGCTGCGGCAAGGAGGGCTGGCCCCGTCCCCTGAGTGCCGCTCCCATCCGTGCGTCCCCCGCTGACACCCCCAGGCTGACAGAGACCATCGAGCGCCTGCAGACCCAGGTGGAGGAGCTGCAGGCTCAGGTGGAGCAGCTTCGGGACCTGGAACAGCTGCGCCTGCTGCGGGAGAAGCGCGAGCGCAGGCGCACCATCCACACCTTCCCCTGTCTCAAGGAACTGTGCACCAGCCCCCGGTAAGTGAGGGCGCCCGGGGCCCGTCTCCATGGGTGAGGGGAAGGCAGGGCGGGCGCCCGGCAGCAATGGGAGGAGGGCTGTTGCAGAGGCAGGTCGTGGAACTAGCAGCAGTCAGCAGCTGGCCACGTGCCCACCACGCTGCTAAGTGACAGTTCTCACGGCAGTACCGGGAGGTGTGGTTTATCATTCCCACTACTCAGAAGCGGAAATTGAAACTCCAGGGTCACCTGCTTAGTAAGTCAGAAGTCTCACCCAGGAGGGACGAACCACTGTCCCTTTCAGTTCCCATTAAGCCTTTTGAATTGGGATGACTTAACACGGTGGgtgactttgctggtggtccagtggctaagactccgcactcaCAATTCAGGGGGCTTGGATTCGATCaacagtcagggaactagatctcacatgccccaactaaagatcctgcatgctgcaataaaGATTGATGatctaagactcagcacagccaaataaatttttttttttaagaaaagggggagggattaaaaaaaagaaaagaaaagaatacacacTGTGGCTGGATTTAATGGGTGTTCCAATAAAGGTCCTGGCCAGAGACAGCGCCCTGCCCAGGGTAACTGAGGACGAATCAATAACGAGGTGTGGGCAAGGTGTGGGGAAACCAGGGGAACACTGCCCCACCCTGGGGTTGCAATAGCCAGGAGCTGATACCATCCTGAGACCTAAAGGGACCAGGAGAAGGTAGGATACTGGAACTTAGAGAGCATGGAGCAGGCTTCCTGCCTGCCCCTTAGTAACCAGGGAGGAAGCCCAGGGAGAGACATTCCCCACGACCTCTCTCTGCTCCCACCCCCGGACCTCCTGCCGGTGGCTCCCATCGGCTGAACCCAAGAGAAAGCCAGGACACCTGGCTGAAGCGAACAGCAAGCTCCCAAGTCAGAGGCCAGGGGAGAAGGCCCGGGAGTGACTCTAGATGGGCAGAGCATGCAGCCCCGTGGGGCAGAGAGATGCGGCTGGGCTCCAAGGCCCTGGCCCGCGTCCGCGCCCTCTGCCCACCTGTGCCTGCTCCCTCCCAGGTGTGAAGATTCCTTCCGCCTGCACAGCTCCTCCCTGGAGCTGGGCCCGCGGCCCCTGGAGCAGGAGAACGAGCGGCTGCAGACCTTGGTGGGCGTGCTGCGCTCGCAGGTGAGCCAGGAGCGGCAGCGCAAGGAGCGGGCAGAGCGCGAGTACGCCGCGGTGCTCCAGGAGTACTCGGAGCTGGAGCGGCAACTGGGTGAGATGGAGAGCTGCCGCCTCCGCGTGCAGGAGCTGGAGGCCGAGCTGCTGGAGCTGCAGCAGATGAAGCAGGCCAAGACCTACCTGCTGGGCCGGGAGGACCACCTGGCCGAGGCCCTGCTGGCGCCCCTCACCCAGGCGCCCGAAGCCGACGACCCCCAGCCCGGCAGCGGCGACGACACCGGCCCGCACGATGGGGTCTCCTCTCCGGCAGCCTCCCCGGGCCACGCCGTGCGCAAGAGCTGCAGCGACACGGCGCTCAACGCCATCATGGCCAAAGATCCTGCCAGCCGGCACGCGGGCAACCTCACGCTGCACGCCAACAGCGTGCGCAAGCGGGGCATGTCCATCCTGCGCGAGGTGGACGAGCAGTACCACGCGCTGCTGGAGAAGTACGAGGAGCTGCTGAGCAAGTGCCGGCAGCACGGGGCCGGGGTGCGGCACGCCGGCGTGCAGACCTCGCGGCCCATCTCCCGGGACAGTTCGTGGAGGGACCTGCGCGCGGGCGAGGAGGGCCTTGGGGAGCCCAAGGCGGAGAAGAGCCTCAGCCAGCACGTGGAGGCCGTGGACAAGCGGCTGGAGCAGAGTCAGCCCGAGTACAAGGCGCTCTTCAAGGAGATCTTCTCCAGGATCCAGAAGACCAAGGCCGACATCAACGCCACCAAAGTCAAGACACACAGCAGCAAGTGACGGTTTCCCCCCATGGGTCAGGCCAGTGGGGGTCCCTCGAACCTGGGCCCTGCAGCCTCTGGTGAGTGAGGGAGCCCTTTTAGCAGCAATACACCCCCGACGGAGGTTGTCCTCTGACCCAGGGAGCACGAGGTGGGGGGAACCCACTCTCTGCTGATGATGGAGGCCTTCCTCGCGTCCCAGAACCCGTCCCAGGACCCTCTGTCGCTGCGCCAGCCCCCAGGCTCAGCCCACAGATTGCAAGCCAAACGTCCCCACTCCCCTGGGGATTCTCAgctctcccagccctgccccccgaCCCCCCGCCTTGCTCTCAGATTTGTGGCCAAGCTTCTAAAAGCCATTCTGGACCCGTTGACTTTTTATTTCAACGTTGGTTTCCCTGAGAGATTTTTTAGCAAGGCAAGTTCTCCCTGACCCCCCTCGCCACAACTGGAAACACTTGAAGGGGGACCCCAGAACCAGCTGTCCCAGGTCCTAGGGGTCTCCCGGACCACCCACTGCTTCTCCCTAGCTGTGACATGCTGTCATTCCCTTCGCACCAGCCGCCCTGCCTTGAGGGTCCTGACCGGGTTAGAGATGGCCCCTGCCAGGCAGAGCAGGAAAGCCTGAGCCAGGCCTGAGCAACCCCTGATGCCAGTACTGGTGAGGGCGGGCTTCTTCCTGGACACTCTCAGCCCATCACAGATTTGTAGCCAATCAACTCAGAGCCAGCCTCCCCGGGTTCCAGCCCCGGAAATGCCTTCTGGGTATCAAGCCTTCCAGGGGTCCGGGCGATGGGAGCTCCCACCTCTGCACGCCTCCTCTGACTCACCGAGCTTGGCCTCTGCCTGTCCCCATCTCAGGGACCATGATGTGTCTCGTTCACCCCCATGCTCCCCACCACCAGGCCCACCCCACCGCAGGTCATGAGTGCCACCCCCAGAATGTCGGGCGTGCGCCACCAGCCCGTGGTCCCAgcatcctcccctgcccccctaTACTGCGCCCCCCCCCAGGATGCTCACCCCACCCTGAGCAGTACTGAAATGGGACCAGATGGGGAGCGTGTCTCCTCCTTCCCATAAAATGCCTGCTCTTAACCTCTCAGCTTTGTGGGGGGCTTTTGAAGACCCAGGAGGGTCAGGGACTTTATCTTGTGTTAAGGCTTCAGAAGATCCAGCTTCAGCTAAGAGAGACCCAGATCCCCAGTTTGCCCTTCAGGGCTCCCTGTTCCTTCTACCGCCCATCCTGAGACCCTAGGGATTGGAGGAGGGAAGTCAGTGGCCCTGGCCTCTGTGCTGGGAGCCCAGTGGGGAACCTTCATGCCTTATCTGTTTCTAAGGGGTTTTCTTaacaagcctcccagcctctctggAGGCACCACGCTGCTCTCCGGGCGGCACTGTGATGAGACCTGTCAGCTGGTCCTTCCGTTCACACATCTTGGAAGCTTTTGTCCTTTGGAGCCGGACAGCTCCCcgctctctgtgtgtctctgtcatctagggtggagggggtggggtgggacaggACAGGTGGGGAAACGGCTCCCGCCTCTTTGCTCCCCACTTCTGTAGCTGCCGACCAGCGTCATCTTTGAAGTATACATGAgagaaatatatttacaaatgctttattctcttctttaataaaaaaaaaaaacaaaaacgcacCAGTATTCTAAAAGCAGAAATGGCTCTGGAGCCAAGTGGTCCTGTCTGTGCATCTCATACACCAGCCTCCCATCACACCTGCAGGGGCACAGCCTGACTTCACTCCCTTGTGACTGGCAGCCAAACAGCAGACTCTTAGAAGTTTCCATATTTGTTGAGTGCCAGTCATGCCAGAAGTGTTGCCTTGCCAGGTGCCCCATGGGGTAGGACTCACCTCGCTGTACCGATTTTGCaaatccctccccccaacccacacCTGCCAACAGCCCGGGTAACCAGAAGTCAAAGAAGATGCTCCTGAATCTTTGGGGGAGTCTCTTTCTTGCACCTTTCTCCAATCTCCCATTCCTGAAAATGTGATCAGCTTTGTGGATCCCAATCACACGTGGAAAAGCGTCCAGTCTTCAGTGGGGGTATGCTCAGGGACCTCCCACCAACCCCCGTCTCCCACTACATTCCACGAGTCAGGAGCAACTTTCCTTGAACCTGGGAGGTGAGGACTGTGGTGTGGGGAGCCCAGAGCTGGGTCCCAAACTGGCAAGGAGCTTTTTACATTATTGGAATAGCAACGGGGGAGGTTATAAAATGCAAGTGGCTGTGGGATCTTCCGGTCCTGCTGTGGCCTGTCTCCAGTGGGCCGGAGATGTCGTGTGACTCCCAAAGCTGTCAGACCTGAGAAGCAAAGGAAACTGGGGCCTGTATCCAGCCAGGCCTTTTAAATCACCCTTACCCTCAGCCACCTTCCCAGGCAGCGATACAACCTCCAACGCAGATCTGATCCCGAGACTCAGAGATTGTCAGTAACTCAAAGTCACATA comes from Muntiacus reevesi chromosome 18, mMunRee1.1, whole genome shotgun sequence and encodes:
- the CDR2L gene encoding cerebellar degeneration-related protein 2-like isoform X2 yields the protein MYSTNEEQVQEIEYLTKQLDTLRHVNEQHAKVYEQLDLAARDLELTNQKLVLESKVAQQKIHGLTETIERLQTQVEELQAQVEQLRDLEQLRLLREKRERRRTIHTFPCLKELCTSPRCEDSFRLHSSSLELGPRPLEQENERLQTLVGVLRSQVSQERQRKERAEREYAAVLQEYSELERQLGEMESCRLRVQELEAELLELQQMKQAKTYLLGREDHLAEALLAPLTQAPEADDPQPGSGDDTGPHDGVSSPAASPGHAVRKSCSDTALNAIMAKDPASRHAGNLTLHANSVRKRGMSILREVDEQYHALLEKYEELLSKCRQHGAGVRHAGVQTSRPISRDSSWRDLRAGEEGLGEPKAEKSLSQHVEAVDKRLEQSQPEYKALFKEIFSRIQKTKADINATKVKTHSSK
- the CDR2L gene encoding cerebellar degeneration-related protein 2-like isoform X1 — encoded protein: MRRAARMEDFTAEEEEPWYDQQDLEQDLHLAAELGKTLLERNKELEESLQQMYSTNEEQVQEIEYLTKQLDTLRHVNEQHAKVYEQLDLAARDLELTNQKLVLESKVAQQKIHGLTETIERLQTQVEELQAQVEQLRDLEQLRLLREKRERRRTIHTFPCLKELCTSPRCEDSFRLHSSSLELGPRPLEQENERLQTLVGVLRSQVSQERQRKERAEREYAAVLQEYSELERQLGEMESCRLRVQELEAELLELQQMKQAKTYLLGREDHLAEALLAPLTQAPEADDPQPGSGDDTGPHDGVSSPAASPGHAVRKSCSDTALNAIMAKDPASRHAGNLTLHANSVRKRGMSILREVDEQYHALLEKYEELLSKCRQHGAGVRHAGVQTSRPISRDSSWRDLRAGEEGLGEPKAEKSLSQHVEAVDKRLEQSQPEYKALFKEIFSRIQKTKADINATKVKTHSSK